AGCCGGGTGAACCTGCTCGGGCCGACCCCCAGAACGCCGGCCGCCTCCTGTGCTCCGGCCACCGTCTCGACCTGGCGGCGCAGCGCGTCCGGCGGCCCTGCGGCCGCCTCCCGCACCCTCGCCAGCTCGGCCCGTGCGAAGCGCGCGGCCCCGCCGGCCGTCGGCGGCCCGGCCCGTACGATCCCCAGCTGGACGGCCCTGGCCAACTCGCCGCGGCTCAGGCCCAGCTCTCCGGCGGCCACTGCGCTGCCGACCAGCGGCTGCGCGGCGCCGGCGGCCGGGACGGCCGCCACCTCCCCCTTGCGCGGGGCCGCGTCCTCCTTGCGCAGGGCTGCGTCCCCCTGCGGTGCGGTCACCTTCTGCGTCATCACGGCCATCACGGTCCTCCCCCACGAGCAGCGATTACTCTGTGTGAAGACCGTAACTCTCCGCAATGACAACCCGCGAGGCCTGTGGAAAACTCCGCCCCGCCCGATCACCCCGCCCGATCACCCCGCCCCGCCCCGCCGCCTGCCCGCCGGGCTGCGCGGCGCCGGAGGGCTCAGCCGCCGGTGATGCGCCGCTCCGCGACACCCAGGTGCTCGCCCACGCGGTTGACCAGCAGCGTCATCTCGTACGCGACCTGGCCGATGTCCGCCTCGGCCGCACTCAGCACGCACAGGGAGCTGCCCGCTCCCGCCGCCATGACGAAAAGGGCCCCGTCGTCGTACTCGATCATCGTCTGCCGGACCTCGCCGGCCCTGAAGTGCCGCCCGGATCCCTTCGCCAGGCTCTGCAGCCCGGCCGCCACGGCCGCCAGGTGTTCGGCGTCCTCCCTGGGCAGCCCCGCGCTCGCCCCCGTCACCAGGCCGTCATTGGACAGCACCACCGCGT
This DNA window, taken from Streptomyces sp. TN58, encodes the following:
- a CDS encoding roadblock/LC7 domain-containing protein — translated: MALDKQLDWLLDDLTRRVPQVRHAVVLSNDGLVTGASAGLPREDAEHLAAVAAGLQSLAKGSGRHFRAGEVRQTMIEYDDGALFVMAAGAGSSLCVLSAAEADIGQVAYEMTLLVNRVGEHLGVAERRITGG